Part of the Vigna unguiculata cultivar IT97K-499-35 chromosome 3, ASM411807v1, whole genome shotgun sequence genome, atttttagtttataaattgatatctaaatagATTACTATAATGAAtagttattttttgtcattaaaattaatcattattcaaAAACATTCTTGTAGTAAGCGGTTTTCTTTTCTCCCTTATCCGATCGTGCAAAGTCGTATGATTGAGTTAAATTCTGTATTTaaattaggggtggcaatgcgggccggcccgtCCCGTTTAGGCCCGCCTCGCCCCGCACATTTTATGTGGGCCGCATACTCTGGCACGCCCCACATATATGTTGGCCCGCGGGCCTACGGGCCGgcccgtttttttttttaattaattaatttatttatttatttatgataaaatttcaatgtttaaaaattgggaaactttaagaagttcacaaaattaagtaaagactttgaggaattagatgataaattgataattcaacattttcatcatattcatactatgacatacataatgtattctttaaattttagcacattaaaaattacataatacttgtcttttccagttatacaagaatttgaaatgttaatgcaagagtccataaaagaagtaattaatatacacaagtacaagttttttttttttaattttatgcgggcttgtAGGTCGGCCCGTGCGGGCCGCGGGCCTATGAGGGCCGAGCCCGCGCGGGCCTGCGGGCTCACTATCCTGGCCCACCCCGCGTTTTTTCTGCGGGCCTACAGGCCGGGCCCTAATTATCATccctaatttaaattagaaGGTCTTGATTCAAAACCATCCGCTTAGGAAACCGAATTCCCATCGCTTTAATGCATAAACATAATTTGAATGCACTTATGTGTCTCGTGTTCTTTGGAATTGTGGTAGGAATCGAGCTTTATAATAACCAATCATTCTAAGTTATCCTATAAAATTTTCTTGTATTTAGAGTTTTATTTctactttaaaaaatacttttagttttaagaaagaaaaagaaaacattttctaATAGAGAAAACAATTATGgtttactattatttaatacCATTGTATGGGTTATTCTAATTGTATCTTTGGAATTTACATATGAGTAATTGAgtaggaataaaaaaaaagttgagtaACATTGTAAAAAAGAACACTCACAAACACAAAGTCTCAATGTTTTGGGTTGGAGATGATGTCATGATCTCCTACATAATTTACTTATAGTTCATTTGGTATTGAATCTTCTTAGTCTCTCCCTgtaagaaaaatcaaattgtaGTATCAAAGTTGATAATTTATCTTAGTGATTGGTCCATGTGGAGGCAAACATGTTTATAATGGTAaaacccaaaaatatttagtattagaGAAAGTAATAGAGTTGGAGAAAGTGTATGGAGAAACCCAACAACACTTAGGGATAGAGGAAGTAGGTGCTTTTATGATCTTTTATATGGTTATTCATGCTTCATTGGTGttggaaaataataaagaaacaatTGTATGTAagatttctaaaatattttttttttctgatacaACTCAATAAAATTTAGTATTGAACAAGTAAAAAGTTATACATAACTTGAGTTTGATCTTTTGAAGATTAACATTAATCATTTTTAGTatctatataatattttcacatttcgcatttatttaattttttatgtttagatAAACTTCAAGGAAGAGAACACCTACAATGTTGACATCAACTCTTGGATTAGTTATTTTCATCTTAGAGTGACTTTTATCATAATTGGAGAACTAAGAAAAAAGTAGATAATCTATCGAGTATGCATATTTATAAGATTTGTATGTATAAAAATGACTCGTAAATCTAAAAGTATGTTATTAAGTTTTAGGTTATGATCCTTTGATTGACTTGTAgtaatttgatttgaaatttgatgGTGAGAATTTTAAGGTTTAGATCAATGATTAATTATTAAGATTTTATCTCATTTATGTAAATCATTATGAATAGGATGTTGTTATTCGAATTAATGTAAAATTGTGACGTTACAATTAACAAGATATATGAATGAATTATATTCgattaaaaacaaagttaaaaattCATGATTATACTTTTAGCACAAGATACACTAGTATAGAAGTTATATAAGTGATTCATCTATAGAGACGTGAGAGAAGAGTGAGGAGTATATTTCAGTTTAAGACAATACAACCCCATTTAAGAAACATTTTGTattgaattaagaaaaaatagcCCATATAAAAGTTGTAGACTAGATGTTAGCTTAGTTTCAGTGAAAGTGATGCTTTTAACTAAAGTTATGAAATATCTGGGAATGAAAACCAAACCTTTGTGCTCATAAAGAACATGGTTCAAggtatacaaaaaataatacaaagttTAACAAGTATAATCAAATTTCAAGGACAGAGTTAATATAGACTTAGTTATGAATAGGCTGAGCAGTATAGGAAAAGACAGCTTCATGAGTTACAGCTTGACTATTATTGTATCACTCATATAGTTAAAGATATATCAATTGTATTGGTTAGGATGATaaaatgtatgtatatgtatatgaagTGAGTCATTGGTAGGTATAAGCTAACAACAACATAAGGAGGAGGGATTACATGGTTGGGAATGATTGATTAGATATGTAGGACTAAAACAGATTATAGACATCATTTCTTTGGAACAGTACAGCAGTCACACTAGTATAATTTTATGTTGCCTGAACTGGAATTAGTTGATGGTAGATGTTTTAACAAGAATCTTGAAAGTTTTGCTTTGTGACCAAAATAGGATAGAGAAATCTAAGTTTTTGATGTGGTAAAAAGATTAGGATTTTAAATTGAAGTGGTACCTCCATCTAGACATTctttgcaaatattttaatattttgtaacactactcaatatatttatatacatgtttttgctaataaaacaatttaaagattaaagaattagttcatttgactcaattttattaaattaaaatattatatttaaacacATGTAAAAGATTGGATTAGGacattacaaatatataaataataaataaataaatagctTACAATTGAAtgactttataaataaaagaactaTCCCATCAACATAAAGTCCTATTCAACCAAGTGCTCACAGAACctgatttattttgtagatgCTTAGATCAGGTGTATAAAAATAGTTGCTTGTTTGGTCCATTAGCCTTGCCCTCTGTTGGGACCCCTTTTCATTCGCATGCACTTATGCGATGTAAAGATTTTAACGTGAAACATAGTAGTGAAACACTTTAAGGGAGATATAACGACTctttcatttattaattaattagaaaatcaaaacaaatacgaaataaattgattatctTTCGGCTAAATCAGTAACTATAACAGGATCAACATAGAGGATCTTACATAAGCTAATAACACCCCAAATAATTACATAACTagcaaaatttaagaaatagaAACTGACAATCTAGACAAACTAATCAAGCAAGTGTTACTAAGCTGAAAACTTTGCTCAGATATATTCTCATCTAGTTGAAGTAACAGCCTCTGTTTGATATTCTCAGTACAGTGCTTTCTGCTGAAAAGCTGTGTACGTGTAATGCTAGGTCCATTAGGCTAATTACAAATTTCACCAGCCGCAGGCGATTAAAATCATTTAAGTTCGGAGAGTAACTCTCAGATGGAATCGGTTGATGTTAATATGTTATCCCTATCCTTGTTTTTGTTATTGAAGTGGTGTGTGTGACACAAGGGCAATCCCCTACCAGAACTGCAAAGAGCCTCGTTTCCGAAGGTTCCCAAAGGCTACCATCCCTTCCATTCAGTAAAATAATTTGCTGCCATGCAAGAAGGTTCAAGGAAACCCTCCACACACAATTTTGCATTCATTATTATCATCGTTATCTGCAACACAGCAACCGTATTAGCTGTCATCTCCAAAGGAACTTTTTTTGAAGACCTATGATATGTCCCTCTCATGCATGCAAGGTAGAAGCTGTTTTATAGATATTATCAAACATGCTTTGGAACAGATGCAAATATTACCTGAACTAAAATCAAGATGCACCTAAAGGATCAAAATTTCCTTCATAAACATCACCAAAGATATTTGGGCATTCGTTCCATCTTCCTAGAGCTCTCGCTTCCCAATACCCGCCAATATATCGAAACGTACCGTTTTCACCTTCTCTGCGGAACCACCTAGGTTGCCATCCATTTTCTTGCATTTTCCTTGACTGCATGAAGTTAACCAACCACATCAAACGATTCAATGACCATCAGCTATAATAAAAGTTAACCAACCAAAATGCACACCACTTATACTAAACCGACTATCGAGACACAAGCAGAGTTGTACGCttacttatattttaagttACACTTAATGCTTCTATAAagttaaaagttattattactaaaaaaaactgGTGTAAGTTAATAATTATAGATACAAATATGCGTACTtacctttttaagattacaTTAACTAGTTAACATACTTTCAAAAATAAGTAATGCATGTTAACAAAATTCACAAAAACTACACAACCTAATTACCAAACAATCCTCCAAATATGAAGAttacataaacataattttaatctttgTAAATATAATCcaatttattcttatttattaaaaaaattattgacatcattactataattttctttcaaaaatgataAGTATCACGAAGTGCCACACGCATCTAGCCATCATTTCAATTATACTATTCCGAAATAGTTTATGACGTGTGATGTGTCTAAATAcatatcaataaataatgattgaaataattttagaaaagattatttataatattaaaaagtaacaATAGAAATTGGAAGatttttaaaaccaaaattgGTTATTTTACCCAAGTAATTACTATGTTTAGCTTACACAGTTGAGAAATTCAGAAACACCTGGTCAAACAAGGACACCAAATAAAAGGTGaggcaaaagaaaaaatagaatgcACGTTTGTCGAAGAAAGCGTTAGAGTTTAAACATACCATTCTTTGCCTCTTTTCCAACCTTTGTTTTTCAATATTAGCCTTCTCGTATTCCCCATCCTCTAGATGCCGCTGATCTGGTCTCAGCCTGGAATCCGTGGGTGGAAGCTTCTCCTTTAATCCGTGATCAAATACCCGGGATCAGAAAAGGCTATAACAAACCATTAGAGATGcataagaagaaaaaggaaaaggtgCATCGAATAATGATTAAATACATCATTATACCTTTAGCCCAGGAGTAAGCTCATTCAGTGTGATTGCAAATGATGTCAGATTGTACCGGGTGAGATTAGAAGGTGGCTTAGTCCTTTTCCACAACAAGTTTGCCTCTGACAAAGTGGAATCTTTTGGCTTCACATTCGCTTCACCGTTAACATAATACATGCTGTCATCCCACTTGCCAAACAATGTAGCAACCTTTTTTCCCGTTACATCTTCAACAAAGCCATGCACCTAATTAGACATACAGCACATTATAATGAACAATTCGTTAGGTGAAAAGCACACGGAAGATAAGATCCCTTCAGATATTTTGGGCGGGACAGAAagacagaaaataaaaaatacagacTATACAAACTAAACCTATGAACAGGCTGGGTTAGCAAGTAAACGAGAAACAATATATCAGACTTCAAAAGACAAAGCAGCTCTACTAAATATAACTAGAACACTCCTACCTGGTGAGGATTTCGATCAAGAATCGCCTGTTCTTTGAACTTAAGTCTGCACGAATATTGGCGATTGCCACGGATGTCCATGTTTCCATGATGATCGCAATATATTTTCCCAAGGATGAGATTATAAATTGTTGTCGTGACCTAGgtgaaacaaaaacatttataacaactatttataatttaatgtaaatatattataatgtgAAGCTTAGAAAGCCAAGTCACTAGCAGCACTAGCCAGTACAAATAATCAATGTAAACAGAGTCATTTCACGATTTACACCTTGCTCCACTGAAATATTTCACCGTCATCAAACTCCAGGGTCAGAACACCCACTGGGTCAAGCTGAATTGACCTTCCCCAAAATTTTGACCGAATGTTACTGTCTGCCCAAAACTTCCATCCTCTACCTTGACAGTGGCAGGCAACTACAGTTGGATGGTGACTCACCTGTTTCACACGTAATCAGTTGTTTGAGAAAACAGTAAATACTGGCGGGTAAATTGACTCACCTGCACACTGTATAGGACCACTATCTTTTGGgccaataataatttaaacagtTTTACCCCactaaaagaatgaaataacATTAGCTTGACAAAACCATTGTTCAGTTAGCAAGTTGCATGCCACCAGTTAAAACATCCTCTTCAGTTTCGTCCCATTTCTTACTTGGAAATACATTTATTggaatttttatctttataaagtaAAGGTTGAGTCATATATATTGAAACCAAAACTAGAATGTATCACATTTTTAGCCCAAGTAAAATGCACAGCAACATAGCAGCCTATATCTCGGCCAATTATCGGCATCATCAAATTTCAAAGTAACTAACCTTTTCCGAAAAGAAACGAACTCCTTTGTCAGGATAATCAGCTTCATAAGTTTCCCCTAACAATGGATTAAAGGGTTTACAATGACGACCTTCGGATGATGCATATCCAGAAACAGCAAAGGCAGCAACATGCAAAGCCCGAAGGAGACCGTTTCCCTGAAAATAGAACTCTAAGGGTTGAACTGCTACATATATTCAATAGCATTAAATAATGTCATCTCCCAAGTGAATAATTAAATGTTGCCAAATGATTATTAACACAAATCTCCCGGTCAATTACTTGGATTCATCTGAGAAGAGAGCAGTATATATAAAGCAAATGCACCAGTTGCCAATGAGGCAATTgatataaactatttatttcatgacaaaaaacaaatttgtaTGAAATCATTGAGGtagttttatttcaaagtaACTCAGGAATTTAAATTGAGTCATGTAGATATTATCATTCCCCTTCCCCCTCTCTCCCTTTAACTGCGGGGAAATGAAATTGACCAAATAGTAAAACTCCTGTAGCCAattcaaacaaacaacaaattagaCAAGTTTGGCAATTATTTTCCCCTTGAAACGATAACTTTTACATATAGTTGCACTGGTCATTGGAAACTCACTAATTTAACAGCATGAAGCAAACCTTTCAAGAAAATTAGACATCAATCTATCAATATTACCAGTCAAATGTTGAAGGACACTACATAGTATAGTATGGTATAGACATTCCATTCCTTACTAATATCGAGACAACAAATATCCTAGGGAAATTCATCGATCAAATAGACCGATAAAACAATAAAAGGTCATGTACCAAAACTGGTTTGAAATTTGTCATGTTTACGGtgcaagataaaaaaatagcCCATTCAAGAGAAAGAGGTATAGCTTACCGCTTTTCCGTACTCATAAGCTCTATCCAGAAGAAAGGAGTACTCCAAGTCCTCAAAACATTTCTGAAGAGATGAAATTGGCTCATTAAAGTATACAGGAAGACACACTCGTGTGAGATCTTTGCCCACGTTGTCTTTGATAATTGACCAAAGACTAACGCCCTTTTCCTTCTCAACAGGATCTGGAAGCTTCTTTCGCCTTGCTATCTGAGGGTACCCAAAATCATTGACCGTCTCCCGAACATGACTGTTCTCCAAATCAATGGACCCAGACCTGCTCATTGGATCCAAAGCTCCTGTGGACCCACACCTAAAACTAAGTTCTGTAAAATACTCTTTAGTGTCATAATATGAGATTTCATCTTCATCTGACACTTCCTCCATCTCCTGTTTCTCAATATCATCCGATGATTCAGTGGTACTGCATTCTGAAAATCAAAAGtatgtgtgaaaaatatatatcaaaggTTGTAGAAAGGTTCATTGTAATCATATTTACCGAAACATATATATACTTCTGCAATTATCAGAAGGCC contains:
- the LOC114178061 gene encoding oxysterol-binding protein-related protein 2A-like isoform X4, whose protein sequence is MFAEFSELQEQLHILCQERRNLLDTIRQLEAANIEPEASALHDSEYQLTKNGFSSLGHGKYSECSTTESSDDIEKQEMEEVSDEDEISYYDTKEYFTELSFRCGSTGALDPMSRSGSIDLENSHVRETVNDFGYPQIARRKKLPDPVEKEKGVSLWSIIKDNVGKDLTRVCLPVYFNEPISSLQKCFEDLEYSFLLDRAYEYGKAGNGLLRALHVAAFAVSGYASSEGRHCKPFNPLLGETYEADYPDKGVRFFSEKVSHHPTVVACHCQGRGWKFWADSNIRSKFWGRSIQLDPVGVLTLEFDDGEIFQWSKVTTTIYNLILGKIYCDHHGNMDIRGNRQYSCRLKFKEQAILDRNPHQVHGFVEDVTGKKVATLFGKWDDSMYYVNGEANVKPKDSTLSEANLLWKRTKPPSNLTRYNLTSFAITLNELTPGLKEKLPPTDSRLRPDQRHLEDGEYEKANIEKQRLEKRQRMSRKMQENGWQPRWFRREGENGTFRYIGGYWEARALGRWNECPNIFGDVYEGNFDPLGAS
- the LOC114178061 gene encoding oxysterol-binding protein-related protein 2A-like isoform X3, giving the protein MSNNNQSSSLFWLLIAAVAAMFRCTANIISSFRESKSDDRRFYIFTATKTLHLRTDSRKDRVAWIQALVSTRELYPLRPLSDHLSLAPNHISVSTERLKKRLLEEGSSESLVKECEQIMFAEFSELQEQLHILCQERRNLLDTIRQLEAANIEPEASALHDSEYQLTKNGFSSLGHGKYSECSTTESSDDIEKQEMEEVSDEDEISYYDTKEYFTELSFRCGSTGALDPMSRSGSIDLENSHVRETVNDFGYPQIARRKKLPDPVEKEKGVSLWSIIKDNVGKDLTRVCLPVYFNEPISSLQKCFEDLEYSFLLDRAYEYGKAGNGLLRALHVAAFAVSGYASSEGRHCKPFNPLLGETYEADYPDKGVRFFSEKVSHHPTVVACHCQGRGWKFWADSNIRSKFWGRSIQLDPVGVLTLEFDDGEIFQWSKVTTTIYNLILGKIYCDHHGNMDIRGNRQYSCRLKFKEQAILDRNPHQVHGFVEDVTGKKVATLFGKWDDSMYYVNGEANVKPKDSTLSEANLLWKRTKPPSNLTRYNLTSFAITLNELTPGLKEKLPPTDSRLRPDQRHLEDGEYEKANIEKQRLEKRQRMSRKMQENGWQPRWFRREGENGTFRYIGGYWEARALGRWNECPNIFGDVYEGNFDPLGAS
- the LOC114178061 gene encoding oxysterol-binding protein-related protein 2A-like isoform X2, which produces MALTCGHVMHLSAFPSFTLLTRVKSLKKITPIWKLESSSNLHWFCPSKISSFRESKSDDRRFYIFTATKTLHLRTDSRKDRVAWIQALVSTRELYPLRPLSDHLSLAPNHISVSTERLKKRLLEEGSSESLVKECEQIMFAEFSELQEQLHILCQERRNLLDTIRQLEAANIEPEASALHDSEYQLTKNGFSSLGHGKYSECSTTESSDDIEKQEMEEVSDEDEISYYDTKEYFTELSFRCGSTGALDPMSRSGSIDLENSHVRETVNDFGYPQIARRKKLPDPVEKEKGVSLWSIIKDNVGKDLTRVCLPVYFNEPISSLQKCFEDLEYSFLLDRAYEYGKAGNGLLRALHVAAFAVSGYASSEGRHCKPFNPLLGETYEADYPDKGVRFFSEKVSHHPTVVACHCQGRGWKFWADSNIRSKFWGRSIQLDPVGVLTLEFDDGEIFQWSKVTTTIYNLILGKIYCDHHGNMDIRGNRQYSCRLKFKEQAILDRNPHQVHGFVEDVTGKKVATLFGKWDDSMYYVNGEANVKPKDSTLSEANLLWKRTKPPSNLTRYNLTSFAITLNELTPGLKEKLPPTDSRLRPDQRHLEDGEYEKANIEKQRLEKRQRMSRKMQENGWQPRWFRREGENGTFRYIGGYWEARALGRWNECPNIFGDVYEGNFDPLGAS
- the LOC114178061 gene encoding oxysterol-binding protein-related protein 2A-like isoform X1, which encodes MRVKEMHPLCCISLESPGIGSDSPEPEAAALSRTRSLPAGGSDGIARRGSEATVAGVLYKWTNYGKGWRSRWFLLRNGVLSYAKICWPENLNLLSPVDEVRLIGEVTANRLARDAATLRRKSHKPPSSSSSAVVHLKISSFRESKSDDRRFYIFTATKTLHLRTDSRKDRVAWIQALVSTRELYPLRPLSDHLSLAPNHISVSTERLKKRLLEEGSSESLVKECEQIMFAEFSELQEQLHILCQERRNLLDTIRQLEAANIEPEASALHDSEYQLTKNGFSSLGHGKYSECSTTESSDDIEKQEMEEVSDEDEISYYDTKEYFTELSFRCGSTGALDPMSRSGSIDLENSHVRETVNDFGYPQIARRKKLPDPVEKEKGVSLWSIIKDNVGKDLTRVCLPVYFNEPISSLQKCFEDLEYSFLLDRAYEYGKAGNGLLRALHVAAFAVSGYASSEGRHCKPFNPLLGETYEADYPDKGVRFFSEKVSHHPTVVACHCQGRGWKFWADSNIRSKFWGRSIQLDPVGVLTLEFDDGEIFQWSKVTTTIYNLILGKIYCDHHGNMDIRGNRQYSCRLKFKEQAILDRNPHQVHGFVEDVTGKKVATLFGKWDDSMYYVNGEANVKPKDSTLSEANLLWKRTKPPSNLTRYNLTSFAITLNELTPGLKEKLPPTDSRLRPDQRHLEDGEYEKANIEKQRLEKRQRMSRKMQENGWQPRWFRREGENGTFRYIGGYWEARALGRWNECPNIFGDVYEGNFDPLGAS